In Zingiber officinale cultivar Zhangliang chromosome 3B, Zo_v1.1, whole genome shotgun sequence, a single window of DNA contains:
- the LOC121968202 gene encoding sugar transporter ERD6-like 16 codes for MAKMEDVENGVREVRKSLIKQELSCCKETSTNESESICMVLLCTAVAVCGSFEFGTCVGYSAPTQSEIMKDIGLSISEYSVFGSILTIGAMIGAVTSGYIADFLGRKGAMRISAIICSIGWLSIYFAKGPYFLYFGRLSSGYGIGVLSYVVPVFIAEIAPKNLRGGLTTLNQLLICAGSSVSLVVGTLVTWRTLVLIGFLPCLLLLLGLVFIPESPRWLAKMGNQKEFTVALQKLHGKNADITREASEIQECIEIQESLPKAGIKDLFQRRYIRSVIVGVGLMVFQQIGGINGIGFYASEIFVSAGFSSGKLGTILMGTIQVPITMVGAILMDRSGRIPLLMVSASGTLIGTFITGVSFFLKEQGMYTEWVPMLVLCGILVYLGAFSIGMGAVPWVIMSEIFPLNMKGIGGSLVTLVNWFGSWAVSYAFNFLMNWSAPGTFFLFSAACATTILFVAKMVPETKGRSLEEIQESLSNSQVT; via the exons ATGGCTAAAATGGAAGATGTAGAAAATGGCGTGCGTGAGGTGAGGAAGTCCCTTATCAAACAAGAGTTGAGTTGCTGCAAAGAAACCTCCACAAATGAAAGCGAATCGATATGCATGGTTCTGCTCTGCACTGCCGTAGCAGTGTGCGGCTCCTTTGAGTTTGGAACTTGT GTTGGATACTCTGCACCAACTCAATCAGAGATTATGAAGGATATTGGCCTCTCTATATCTGAG TACAGTGTTTTTGGTTCCATATTAACCATTGGAGCAATGATCGGTGCAGTCACTAGTGGATATATTGCAGATTTTCTTGGGCGCAAAGGA GCTATGAGAATTTCAGCTATCATATGTAGCATTGGATGGCTTTCCATTTACTTTGCCAAG GGTCCTTACTTCCTGTATTTTGGAAGGCTTTCCTCAGGATATGGGATTGGAGTACTTTCCTATGTG GTACCTGTTTTTATTGCTGAAATAGCACCAAAAAACCTACGAGGTGGGCTGACAACCCTGAACCAG CTGTTGATATGCGCCGGTTCTTCAGTTTCTTTAGTAGTTGGCACTCTTGTTACCTGGAGAACATTGGTGTTAATTG GATTTCTTCCATGTCTTCTTCTACTTCTAGGTCTTGTCTTCATTCCAGAGTCACCAAGATGGCTG GCCAAAATGGGGAACCAAAAAGAGTTCACAGTTGCATTGCAAAAGCTTCATGGGAAAAATGCTGATATCACTAGAGAAGCATCAGAGATTCAA GAGTGTATTGAAATACAGGAGAGCCTTCCAAAGGCTGGGATTAAAGACTTGTTTCAGAGAAGATACATCCGTTCTGTGATT GTAGGTGTTGGCCTCATGGTGTTTCAGCAAATTGGAGGCATCAATGGAATTGGATTCTATGCAAGTGAAATTTTTGTATCCGCAG GATTCTCCTCAGGCAAGCTTGGGACAATCCTTATGGGCACTATTCAG GTTCCCATCACAATGGTGGGTGCTATTTTAATGGACAGGAGCGGGAGAATTCCTCTGCTCATG GTTTCTGCATCAGGGACTTTAATTGGCACCTTTATCACTGGAGTATCTTTCTTTCTGAAG GAACAAGGAATGTACACGGAATGGGTTCCTATGCTAGTTCTGTGTGGCATATTG GTGTATTTGGGTGCTTTTTCCATAGGAATGGGAGCTGTTCCGTGGGTTATCATGTCTGAG ATATTCCCGTTAAACATGAAAGGAATAGGAGGAAGCCTAGTAACTTTAGTTAATTGGTTTGGCTCTTgggcagtttcttatgctttcAACTTCCTCATGAACTGGAGTGCTCCAG GCACCTTTTTCTTATTTTCAGCAGCTTGTGCAACAACTATTCTGTTTGTGGCAAAGATGGTACCTGAGACAAAAGGCCGATCATTGGAAGAGATTCAAGAATCACTCAGTAACTCTCAAGTAACCTAA